A window from Triticum aestivum cultivar Chinese Spring chromosome 6D, IWGSC CS RefSeq v2.1, whole genome shotgun sequence encodes these proteins:
- the LOC123143806 gene encoding eukaryotic translation initiation factor 5: protein MALQNIGASNKDDAFYRYKMPRMLTKIEGRGNGIKTNIVNMVDIAKALARPASYTTKYFGCELGAQSKFDEKTGISLVNGAHDTSKLAGLLENFIKKYVQCYGCGNPETEVLISKKEMITLKCAACGFLSDVDMRDKLTTFILKNPPEAKKGGKDKKAMRRAEKERLKEGEAADEEMKKLKKDGKKKGASSKESTAKGVAKKKGAGGSDEEHVSSPRDADFAAAADDDDDDDDDVQWATDTSAEAARKRMEEQLSAATAEMVMLATEETEKKKKQAQHKEDGANGTSKAEETSNGKQNGAKATPYDELVEEIKASLANAATAAQLKGVLSSSTLPLKDMMDALFEALFHGAGKGFAKDVVKNKKYLAAAVPDEAAQMLLLQSIEAFCGKCSAEALKELPVVLKALYDGDVLEEETIVQWYNEAVAAGKDSQVVKNAKPVVEWLQSAESDEE, encoded by the coding sequence ATGGCGCTGCAAAACATTGGTGCTTCGAACAAGGATGATGCCTTCTACAGGTACAAGATGCCCAGAATGTTGACCAAAATTGAAGGCCGTGGTAATGGCATCAAGACCAATATCGTGAACATGGTTGATATAGCAAAAGCACTTGCCAGGCCTGCTTCCTACACAACCAAGTACTTTGGATGTGAGCTTGGGGCACAATCAAAGTTTGATGAGAAGACAGGAATCTCCTTGGTTAATGGTGCCCATGACACTTCAAAGCTGGCTGGTTTGCTTGAGAACTTCATCAAGAAGTATGTCCAGTGTTATGGCTGTGGCAACCCTGAGACGGAGGTCCTCATCTCCAAGAAAGAGATGATAACTCTGAAATGTGCTGCCTGTGGCTTCCTCTCGGATGTTGACATGAGGGACAAGCTCACTACATTCATCCTGAAGAACCCACCAGAGGCGAAGAAAGGAGGCAAGGACAAGAAAGCTATGCGGAGGGCTGAGAAGGAGCGTCTGAAAGAAGGTGAAGCAGCTGATGAGGAGATGAAGAAACTCAAGAAGGATGGGAAGAAGAAAGGTGCTTCGTCCAAGGAGAGTACTGCGAAAGGTGTTGCCAAGAAGAAGGGTGCTGGGGGCTCTGATGAAGAACATGTCTCATCACCAAGAGATGCTGACTTTGCAGCTGCTgcagacgatgatgatgatgacgatgatgatgtacaGTGGGCGACTGACACGTCAGCAGAGGCTGCTAGAAAGCGCATGGAGGAACAGCTGAGTGCAGCAACTGCTGAAATGGTTATGCTTGCCACTGAAGAGAccgagaagaagaagaaacaggcCCAGCACAAGGAGGACGGTGCCAATGGCACATCAAAGGCTGAAGAAACCTCCAATGGTAAGCAGAATGGAGCCAAAGCCACTCCCTATGATGAACTGGTCGAAGAGATCAAGGCGAGCCTTGCCAATGCTGCCACCGCAGCTCAGCTCAAGGGGGTGCTGTCCTCCTCAACCCTGCCCCTGAAGGACATGATGGATGCCCTCTTTGAGGCGCTCTTCCATGGTGCCGGCAAGGGGTTTGCCAAGGATGTGGTGAAGAACAAGAAGTACCTTGCTGCTGCTGTGCCTGATGAAGCCGCCCAGATGCTCCTGCTCCAGTCCATTGAGGCGTTCtgcggcaagtgcagcgccgaggCCCTGAAGGAGCTGCCTGTCGTCCTGAAGGCCCTCTACGACGGAGACGTCCTTGAGGAAGAGACTATTGTGCAGTGGTACAATGAGGCTGTTGCTGCCGGCAAGGACTCCCAGGTCGTGAAGAATGCCAAGCCCGTCGTGGAGTGGCTCCAGAGCGCCGAGTCCGACGAGGAGTGA